Proteins encoded within one genomic window of Streptomyces sp. NBC_00523:
- a CDS encoding GNAT family N-acetyltransferase, with the protein MSDTRCLAEGPRTAIRPFTHGDADEFTARARESTALHRPWLFPPATPEAYAAYAGVLIEDPTKAGFLVCERDAAGGPGAIAGFININNIVAGAFRCGALGYGAFAHAAGRGLMGEGLELVLDHAFGPLALHRLEANVQPDNAGSIGLVRRAGFRLEGYSPDFLHIDGAWRDHERWAITAEMRRPRATGRVTAAT; encoded by the coding sequence ATGTCCGACACCCGCTGTCTTGCCGAGGGGCCGCGCACGGCGATCCGTCCCTTCACCCACGGCGACGCCGACGAGTTCACCGCCCGGGCCCGGGAGAGCACCGCGCTGCACCGGCCCTGGCTGTTCCCGCCCGCCACCCCCGAGGCGTACGCCGCCTACGCGGGTGTGCTCATCGAGGACCCCACGAAGGCGGGGTTCCTGGTGTGCGAGCGGGACGCGGCGGGCGGGCCCGGGGCGATCGCCGGGTTCATCAACATCAACAACATCGTCGCCGGGGCCTTCCGCTGCGGCGCCCTCGGCTACGGCGCCTTCGCGCACGCGGCCGGGCGCGGCCTCATGGGCGAGGGGCTGGAGCTCGTCCTGGACCACGCCTTCGGCCCGCTCGCCCTGCACCGTCTGGAGGCCAACGTCCAGCCGGACAACGCGGGGTCGATCGGGCTCGTGCGCCGCGCGGGCTTCCGGCTGGAGGGCTACTCGCCGGACTTCCTCCACATCGACGGCGCCTGGCGCGACCACGAACGCTGGGCGATCACCGCGGAGATGCGCCGACCGCGTGCCACCGGCCGGGTGACGGCGGCTACTTGA
- a CDS encoding transketolase translates to MTSEQTSTLGPDSDLTEVFELAQQLRVDSVRASTSAGSGHPTSSLSAADLMAVLMTRHLRYDWNAPENPAGDHLVFSKGHASPLLYAMFKAAGAISDEELMTTYRRFGHRLQGHPTPELPWVDVATGSLGQGIAYGVGIALAGRDLENQPYRVWVLCGDSEMAEGSVWEALDKAGQHQLGNFTAIIDVNRLGQSGPTELQWDTGTYARRVEAFGCRALVVDGHDLTEVDRALKTAADGTAPTVIVAKTVKGRGVSEVADKEGWHGKPLPEDLAERAIEELGGVRDLRVKGPRPPKAAPAPARTDAAVELPRFEKGDEIATRVAFGKALVALGVRPDIVALDAEVGNSTHSEDFKKAYPDRFFQTYIAEQQMVAEAVGMAVRGFRPYATTFAAFLTRAHDFIRMAAVSDITMALCGTHSGVEIGADGPSQMGVEDLAMMRAVRGSTVLYPSDATSAAALTVAMADIDGISYLRTTRGAYPVLYGSDETFPVGGSKTLRHGDDDQVTLVGAGVTLHECLAAADLLAEQGVRARVIDLYSVKPVDSGALALAARETGALVVVEDHHPEGGIGEAVLSSLAESGSHPGFVHLAGSNLPGSGTTPELLDAAGISRTHIADAARGLVK, encoded by the coding sequence ATGACCAGCGAACAGACCAGCACGCTCGGCCCCGACAGCGATCTCACCGAGGTCTTCGAGCTCGCCCAGCAGCTGCGGGTGGACTCGGTGCGCGCCAGCACCTCGGCGGGATCCGGGCACCCCACGTCCAGCCTGTCGGCGGCCGATCTGATGGCGGTCCTCATGACCCGGCATCTGCGGTACGACTGGAACGCGCCCGAGAACCCGGCCGGCGACCACCTGGTCTTCTCGAAGGGCCACGCCTCGCCGCTCCTGTACGCCATGTTCAAGGCGGCCGGTGCCATCAGCGACGAGGAGCTGATGACGACGTACCGCCGCTTCGGGCACCGCCTCCAGGGCCACCCCACGCCCGAGCTGCCCTGGGTGGACGTGGCGACCGGCTCGCTGGGCCAGGGCATCGCGTACGGCGTGGGCATCGCGCTCGCCGGGCGGGACCTGGAGAACCAGCCGTACCGGGTCTGGGTGCTGTGCGGCGACAGCGAGATGGCCGAGGGGTCCGTCTGGGAGGCCCTGGACAAGGCCGGCCAGCATCAGCTGGGCAACTTCACCGCGATCATCGACGTCAACCGCCTCGGCCAGTCCGGCCCCACCGAGCTGCAATGGGACACCGGCACCTACGCGCGCCGCGTCGAGGCGTTCGGCTGCCGCGCCCTCGTGGTCGACGGCCACGACCTGACCGAGGTCGACCGGGCCCTGAAGACGGCGGCGGACGGCACCGCCCCCACGGTGATCGTCGCGAAGACGGTCAAGGGGCGCGGGGTCAGCGAGGTCGCCGACAAGGAGGGCTGGCACGGCAAGCCGCTGCCCGAGGACCTGGCCGAGCGCGCGATCGAGGAACTGGGCGGCGTCCGCGACCTGCGGGTGAAGGGCCCCCGGCCGCCGAAGGCCGCGCCCGCTCCCGCGCGGACCGACGCCGCCGTGGAGCTGCCGCGCTTCGAGAAGGGCGACGAGATCGCCACCCGGGTCGCCTTCGGCAAGGCGCTCGTCGCACTCGGCGTACGGCCGGACATCGTCGCCCTGGACGCGGAGGTCGGCAACTCCACGCATTCGGAGGACTTCAAGAAGGCGTACCCGGACCGCTTCTTCCAGACGTACATCGCGGAGCAGCAGATGGTCGCCGAGGCCGTCGGCATGGCGGTGCGCGGCTTCCGCCCGTACGCGACGACCTTCGCGGCGTTCCTCACCCGGGCGCACGACTTCATCCGCATGGCGGCCGTCTCGGACATCACGATGGCGCTCTGCGGGACGCACAGCGGGGTGGAGATCGGCGCGGACGGGCCCTCGCAGATGGGCGTAGAGGATCTGGCGATGATGCGCGCGGTGCGCGGTTCGACCGTGCTCTACCCGAGCGACGCGACCTCGGCGGCGGCCCTGACCGTGGCGATGGCGGACATCGACGGCATCTCGTACCTGCGCACCACGCGTGGCGCCTACCCGGTGCTGTACGGGAGCGACGAGACGTTCCCCGTGGGCGGCTCGAAGACCCTGCGCCACGGCGACGACGACCAGGTCACCCTGGTCGGCGCGGGGGTCACGCTGCACGAGTGCCTGGCCGCCGCCGATCTGCTGGCCGAGCAGGGCGTACGGGCCCGGGTCATCGACCTCTACTCCGTCAAGCCGGTCGACTCCGGCGCGCTGGCTCTCGCGGCCCGGGAGACCGGGGCCCTGGTCGTGGTCGAGGACCACCACCCGGAGGGCGGTATCGGTGAGGCGGTGCTGTCGTCGCTCGCGGAGTCCGGGAGCCACCCGGGCTTCGTCCACCTCGCCGGGAGCAACCTCCCCGGGTCCGGGACCACGCCGGAGCTGCTCGACGCGGCGGGGATCTCCCGCACGCACATCGCGGACGCGGCGCGCGGCCTGGTCAAGTAG
- a CDS encoding DUF6204 family protein has protein sequence MSTQHTYRVIVRGTFQDLTDAARERLLAEVEEHGLAGMQFTEEGSLTYDRVLKHFSFRYVVVSDAEDGEEMAGAIAEDRAQTTLREAGYGHGELRSTATDMDTMKINYKRR, from the coding sequence ATGAGTACGCAGCACACCTACCGGGTGATCGTGCGCGGCACGTTCCAGGATCTGACGGACGCGGCGCGCGAGCGGCTGCTGGCCGAGGTCGAGGAGCACGGGCTCGCCGGAATGCAGTTCACCGAGGAGGGGTCGCTCACCTACGACCGGGTCCTCAAGCACTTCAGCTTCCGCTATGTGGTCGTCTCGGACGCCGAGGACGGCGAGGAGATGGCCGGTGCGATCGCCGAGGACCGGGCGCAGACGACGCTGCGCGAGGCGGGGTACGGGCACGGCGAGCTGCGGTCCACGGCGACGGACATGGACACGATGAAGATCAACTACAAGCGGCGGTGA
- a CDS encoding DUF5107 domain-containing protein — translation MATTVRRAVLTLPAAATGPENPLPALRPLDETHVIEDRDRAGLPRDMARQLGHAPLTTVLPVRLLDGYGRERVPTDLDAIVIENDHLRVTVLPGLGGRIHSLVHKPSGRDLVYTNPVLQPADFALNGAWFSGGIEWNIGATGHTTLSCAPVHAALVPAPDGGEMVRLWEWERLRDLPFQVDLWLPADSAFLHVGVRIRNPHEQPAPVYWWSNIAVPEDERGRVIAPADEAWHFGYERSLTRVPVPESGGTDRTYPLRSEYPADYFYEVPDGARRWIAALDEQGRGLVQTSTDLLRGRKLFLWGSGPGGRRWQEWLTEPGTGGYAEIQAGLARTQLEHVPLEPGGEFSWLESYGPLDADPSVVHGDDWAAARAETEQRLAEALPRADVDAAYTAWRAHADTEPGERLATGSGWGALEVRRGRYKLPGTPFTDDTLGEEQAPWLELLDQGTFPGPAGTVPGPTLVSRHWRDMLETAPAEPLTEYHLGIAQWHGDDRAQAVRSWERGLATADSRWPLLRCLAVAALVSGQRELAAEYYAEAFDGLCAERRDGDEPWAAAAAALGREAIEALLTAGRTEAARTVWQGLPPEVRARGRFRLLEARLLHAEGRSDAAKAVFDAGFEVADLREGAEILEEVWQRLTDEPLPDPYNYRMRPRT, via the coding sequence TTGGCCACCACCGTACGACGTGCCGTCCTGACCCTGCCCGCGGCGGCGACCGGGCCGGAGAACCCGCTGCCCGCGCTGCGGCCGCTGGACGAGACGCACGTCATCGAAGACCGGGACCGGGCCGGGCTCCCGCGCGACATGGCCCGCCAGCTCGGCCACGCGCCGCTGACCACCGTCCTGCCCGTCCGCCTCCTGGACGGCTACGGGCGTGAGCGCGTCCCCACGGACCTCGACGCGATCGTCATCGAGAACGACCATCTGCGGGTCACCGTGCTGCCCGGCCTCGGCGGCCGGATCCACTCGCTCGTCCACAAGCCGTCCGGCCGCGACCTCGTCTACACCAACCCGGTGCTCCAGCCCGCCGACTTCGCGCTCAACGGCGCCTGGTTCTCCGGCGGCATCGAGTGGAACATCGGCGCGACCGGGCACACCACGCTCTCCTGCGCCCCGGTGCACGCGGCGCTCGTCCCGGCGCCCGACGGCGGAGAGATGGTCCGGCTCTGGGAGTGGGAGCGGCTGCGCGACCTGCCGTTCCAGGTGGACCTGTGGCTCCCCGCCGACTCCGCGTTCCTGCACGTCGGCGTACGCATACGCAATCCGCACGAGCAGCCCGCGCCCGTCTACTGGTGGTCCAACATCGCCGTCCCCGAGGACGAGCGCGGCCGGGTGATCGCCCCGGCTGACGAGGCGTGGCACTTCGGGTACGAGCGCAGCCTGACCCGGGTCCCCGTCCCCGAGAGCGGCGGCACCGACCGCACCTACCCGCTGCGCAGCGAGTACCCCGCCGACTACTTCTACGAGGTGCCCGACGGCGCCCGCCGCTGGATCGCCGCACTGGACGAGCAGGGGCGCGGGCTCGTCCAGACCTCCACCGACCTGCTGCGCGGCCGCAAGCTGTTCCTCTGGGGCAGCGGGCCCGGCGGGCGGCGCTGGCAGGAATGGCTCACCGAGCCCGGCACCGGAGGCTACGCGGAGATCCAGGCCGGACTGGCCCGCACCCAGCTGGAACACGTCCCGCTGGAACCGGGCGGCGAGTTCAGCTGGCTGGAGTCGTACGGGCCGCTCGACGCCGACCCCTCCGTGGTGCACGGCGACGACTGGGCGGCCGCCCGCGCCGAGACCGAGCAGCGGCTCGCGGAGGCCCTGCCGCGCGCCGACGTGGACGCCGCGTACACCGCCTGGCGCGCCCACGCCGACACGGAACCCGGCGAACGCCTCGCCACCGGATCCGGCTGGGGCGCCCTGGAGGTGCGGCGCGGCCGGTACAAGCTGCCCGGCACGCCGTTCACGGACGACACGCTGGGCGAGGAGCAGGCCCCCTGGCTGGAGCTGCTGGACCAGGGCACGTTCCCCGGCCCCGCCGGAACCGTCCCCGGGCCCACCCTGGTCTCCCGGCACTGGCGGGACATGCTGGAGACGGCCCCCGCCGAACCGCTCACCGAATACCACCTCGGCATCGCGCAGTGGCACGGCGACGACCGCGCCCAGGCGGTCCGCAGCTGGGAACGCGGACTGGCCACGGCCGACTCGCGCTGGCCGCTGCTGCGCTGCCTGGCCGTGGCAGCCCTGGTGAGCGGCCAGCGCGAACTGGCCGCCGAGTACTACGCGGAGGCGTTCGACGGGCTGTGCGCGGAGCGCCGCGACGGCGACGAGCCGTGGGCCGCGGCCGCCGCCGCGCTGGGCCGGGAGGCGATCGAGGCGCTGCTCACGGCGGGGCGCACCGAGGCCGCCCGGACGGTGTGGCAGGGGCTGCCGCCGGAGGTCCGGGCGCGCGGCCGGTTCCGCCTGCTGGAGGCCCGGCTGCTGCACGCGGAGGGCCGGTCCGACGCCGCGAAGGCCGTGTTCGACGCGGGCTTCGAGGTCGCCGACCTGCGCGAGGGCGCGGAGATCCTCGAGGAGGTGTGGCAGCGGCTCACGGACGAACCGCTGCCGGACCCGTACAACTACCGGATGCGCCCGCGCACCTGA
- a CDS encoding AAA family ATPase: MIIWINGAFGSGKTRLVTELHRRLPEALVFDPEYVGFLLREIVEVPGGDFQNIPLWRRQVASLAQGLVEEYGRPVLAPMTVVRRQYADEIFGALEKAGVPVHHFFLNVSAPVLEQRLHDRVLLPDDPERDEAARRWGKARIPECVAAVGSLREDTVVLDGELPTAELAALVLERTGLA, translated from the coding sequence ATGATCATCTGGATCAACGGAGCCTTCGGCAGCGGCAAGACCAGGCTGGTCACCGAACTGCACCGCAGACTGCCGGAGGCGCTGGTCTTCGACCCGGAGTACGTCGGCTTCCTGCTGCGCGAGATCGTGGAGGTGCCGGGCGGCGACTTCCAGAACATCCCGCTGTGGCGCAGGCAGGTGGCCTCGCTGGCCCAGGGGCTGGTGGAGGAGTACGGCCGGCCGGTCCTGGCGCCGATGACCGTGGTCCGCAGGCAGTACGCCGACGAGATCTTCGGGGCCCTGGAGAAGGCGGGCGTCCCGGTCCACCACTTCTTCCTGAACGTCTCCGCACCCGTACTCGAACAGCGGCTGCACGACCGGGTGCTGCTGCCCGACGACCCGGAGCGCGACGAGGCGGCCCGCCGCTGGGGGAAGGCGCGGATTCCGGAGTGCGTGGCGGCGGTGGGCAGCCTCCGCGAGGACACCGTGGTGCTGGACGGCGAGCTGCCCACCGCTGAGCTCGCGGCCCTGGTGCTGGAGCGGACCGGCCTGGCCTAA
- a CDS encoding VOC family protein, producing the protein MEILGTTLRICVADLEAAVAFYERLTGARALRFERGGVSVAAISCFLLMSGPESELEILRKVTATIAVKDVDEAHASLTRVGARVIAGPVPTPVGRNLIAVHPDGSVFEYVDRNAPV; encoded by the coding sequence ATGGAGATCCTGGGAACCACGCTGCGTATCTGCGTCGCCGACCTGGAGGCCGCGGTCGCCTTCTACGAGCGGCTGACCGGCGCTCGGGCCCTCCGCTTCGAGCGCGGCGGGGTGTCCGTCGCCGCGATCAGCTGCTTCCTGCTGATGAGCGGCCCCGAATCGGAGCTGGAGATCCTGCGCAAGGTCACCGCGACCATCGCCGTGAAGGACGTGGACGAGGCCCACGCGTCCCTGACCCGGGTCGGCGCCCGCGTCATCGCGGGCCCCGTCCCGACCCCGGTCGGCCGCAACCTGATCGCGGTGCACCCGGACGGCTCGGTCTTCGAGTACGTCGACCGCAACGCCCCCGTTTAG
- a CDS encoding class I SAM-dependent methyltransferase: MSKETAVYTHGHHESVLRSHRWRTAANSAAYLVGELRPGLDVLDVGCGPGTITADLAALVAPGRVTAVDTTDEILAQAAEVAAERGMDNVEFAVADVHALDYPDDSFDVVHAHQVLQHVGDPVQALREMRRVCRPGGIVAARDSDYAAMTWYPESPGMDRWAELYGRVARSNGGEPDAGRRMLSWARQAGFTDITPTAGSWCYATPENRAWWSGLWADRTVGSAYAKLAVDGGHATAEELAEIADAWRAWGAQDDGWFMVPHGEVLCRA; encoded by the coding sequence ATGTCGAAGGAGACCGCCGTCTACACCCACGGCCACCACGAGTCGGTGCTGCGCTCGCACAGGTGGCGCACCGCCGCCAACTCCGCCGCCTACCTCGTCGGCGAACTGCGTCCGGGCCTGGACGTGCTGGACGTCGGCTGCGGCCCCGGCACCATCACCGCGGACCTGGCCGCGCTGGTCGCCCCGGGCCGGGTGACCGCCGTCGACACCACCGACGAGATCCTGGCCCAGGCAGCCGAGGTGGCCGCCGAACGCGGCATGGACAACGTGGAGTTCGCCGTGGCGGACGTCCACGCCCTGGACTACCCCGACGACTCCTTCGACGTGGTGCACGCCCATCAGGTCCTCCAGCACGTGGGCGATCCCGTCCAGGCACTGCGCGAGATGCGCCGGGTGTGCCGCCCCGGGGGCATCGTCGCCGCGCGCGACAGCGACTACGCGGCGATGACCTGGTATCCCGAGTCGCCGGGCATGGACCGCTGGGCGGAGCTGTACGGCCGGGTGGCCCGCTCCAACGGCGGCGAGCCGGACGCCGGGCGCCGGATGCTGTCCTGGGCGCGGCAGGCCGGATTCACCGACATCACGCCCACGGCGGGCTCCTGGTGTTACGCGACGCCGGAGAACCGGGCCTGGTGGAGCGGGCTGTGGGCCGACCGCACCGTCGGCTCGGCGTACGCGAAGCTCGCGGTGGACGGCGGGCACGCCACGGCCGAGGAACTGGCGGAGATCGCCGACGCGTGGCGCGCGTGGGGCGCGCAGGACGACGGCTGGTTCATGGTGCCGCACGGCGAGGTGCTCTGCCGGGCCTGA
- a CDS encoding bifunctional phosphatase PAP2/diacylglycerol kinase family protein: MSSASNASVPSRIAGLRDRFHRRDLAVFQNLAQRHWPAAGPVLPRLSRSANHGLLWVGAAAGMAAFGGSARARRAALRGIASLAVASAAINTVGKGAVRRDRPILDAVPVIRQLKRQPVTTSFPSGHAASAAAFATGVALESRGWGAIVAPVALSVAASRVYTGVHYPSDVLAGAALGVGAAFALRGVIPTRGQLPAPGRPPADAPALPEGRGLVVVANQESGTATATAALIRNALPEAEIVECAPGRLASELAQAADRCTALGVCGGDGTVNLAASVAVEHEVPLAVFPGGTLNHFAYDLGIETGADACSALTAGSAVRADVGRFRPGPEGSDGYFLNAFSLGVYPELVRMRERWSPRIGGWPAGVLAALHVLRGERPLEAELQGRCRPLWLLFVGNGLFQRVGPAPGRRHNLADGLLDVRVVHGGRTPGLRLLAAAVAGPLTRSPMHAAVRRQRVRISGLKPGTPYAYDGEVAHSETELLIDKLPEALTVYCPRPA; the protein is encoded by the coding sequence ATGTCGTCAGCGAGCAATGCTTCCGTCCCGTCCCGGATCGCCGGGCTGCGCGACCGGTTCCACCGGCGCGATCTCGCCGTGTTCCAGAATCTGGCCCAGCGCCACTGGCCGGCCGCGGGGCCGGTGCTGCCCCGCCTGAGCCGCAGCGCCAATCACGGGCTGCTGTGGGTCGGGGCGGCGGCCGGCATGGCCGCGTTCGGCGGCAGCGCCCGGGCCCGGCGGGCCGCGCTGCGGGGCATCGCCTCGCTCGCGGTGGCGTCGGCCGCGATCAACACAGTGGGCAAGGGGGCGGTCCGCAGGGACCGGCCGATCCTGGACGCCGTGCCGGTGATACGGCAGCTGAAGCGGCAGCCGGTGACGACGTCGTTCCCGTCCGGGCACGCCGCGTCGGCCGCCGCCTTCGCGACCGGGGTCGCCCTGGAGTCGCGGGGCTGGGGGGCGATCGTGGCGCCCGTCGCGCTGTCCGTGGCGGCGTCCCGCGTGTACACCGGGGTGCACTACCCGAGCGATGTGCTGGCCGGGGCGGCGCTGGGCGTGGGGGCGGCGTTCGCCCTTCGGGGGGTGATACCGACGAGGGGGCAGCTGCCCGCACCGGGCAGGCCGCCGGCCGACGCGCCCGCCCTGCCCGAGGGCCGGGGCCTCGTGGTGGTCGCCAACCAGGAGTCGGGGACGGCGACCGCGACGGCCGCGCTGATCCGGAACGCGCTGCCGGAGGCGGAGATCGTGGAGTGCGCGCCCGGCCGGCTCGCCTCGGAGCTGGCGCAGGCGGCGGACCGGTGCACGGCGCTGGGGGTGTGCGGCGGGGACGGCACGGTCAATCTGGCGGCGTCCGTGGCGGTGGAGCACGAGGTGCCACTGGCGGTGTTCCCGGGCGGGACGCTGAACCACTTCGCGTACGACCTGGGCATCGAGACCGGCGCCGACGCCTGCTCCGCGCTCACCGCCGGGAGCGCGGTGCGGGCGGACGTGGGCCGGTTCCGGCCGGGGCCGGAGGGCTCCGACGGTTACTTCCTGAACGCCTTCAGCCTGGGCGTGTATCCGGAGCTGGTGCGGATGCGGGAGCGCTGGTCGCCCCGGATCGGCGGCTGGCCCGCGGGGGTGCTCGCGGCCCTGCACGTGCTGCGCGGCGAACGGCCCCTGGAGGCCGAACTCCAGGGCCGGTGCCGCCCGTTGTGGCTGCTGTTCGTCGGCAACGGCCTGTTCCAGCGGGTGGGCCCGGCGCCGGGGCGGCGGCACAACCTCGCGGACGGGCTGCTGGACGTCCGCGTGGTGCACGGCGGCCGGACGCCGGGGCTGAGGCTGCTCGCGGCGGCGGTCGCGGGCCCGCTGACCCGCTCCCCCATGCACGCGGCGGTCCGCCGTCAGCGGGTGCGGATCTCCGGTCTGAAGCCGGGGACGCCGTACGCGTACGACGGTGAAGTGGCGCACAGCGAGACGGAGTTGCTGATCGACAAGCTACCGGAGGCGCTGACGGTGTACTGCCCGAGGCCGGCGTAG
- a CDS encoding IclR family transcriptional regulator, protein MGRLVPAVTRAFDVLELFLQGDGTLSAPEVTRKLQLPRTTVHELLTTLAARSYLVTDPERPGRYRLGVRTYQLGSRYAEQLDLAAEGRQVARRVAERCGESVHVAILDGTDAVCVAQADSTHAVRTVSAAGHRLPAHCTSAGKMLLASLPAPELDARLDGLEPAALTPHTLTGERELRAALDAVRERGVATEHQESDPGVSCVAAPVRDRSGQVVAALSVSVPMIRWTEERERELAALAVEAADELSGRLGHDRSTV, encoded by the coding sequence ATGGGGCGACTCGTGCCGGCGGTGACCAGGGCGTTCGACGTCCTCGAACTCTTCCTCCAGGGCGACGGCACGCTGTCCGCCCCCGAGGTGACCCGCAAGCTCCAGCTGCCCCGTACCACCGTCCACGAGCTGCTCACCACGCTCGCCGCCCGGTCGTACCTGGTCACCGACCCCGAGCGGCCCGGACGCTACCGGCTGGGGGTGCGCACCTACCAGCTCGGCAGCCGGTACGCCGAACAGCTCGACCTCGCCGCCGAGGGCCGCCAGGTCGCCCGGCGCGTCGCCGAGCGGTGCGGCGAGTCCGTGCATGTGGCGATCCTCGACGGCACCGACGCCGTCTGCGTGGCCCAGGCGGACTCCACCCACGCCGTCCGCACGGTGTCGGCGGCCGGCCACCGGCTGCCCGCCCACTGCACGTCCGCCGGCAAGATGCTCCTCGCCTCGCTGCCCGCCCCGGAGCTCGACGCCCGGCTCGACGGCCTCGAACCGGCCGCCCTGACCCCGCACACCCTCACCGGCGAGCGCGAGCTGCGGGCCGCGCTCGACGCCGTACGGGAACGCGGGGTCGCGACGGAGCACCAGGAGTCCGACCCCGGCGTCAGCTGTGTCGCCGCCCCCGTGCGCGACCGGTCGGGGCAGGTCGTCGCCGCGCTCTCCGTCTCGGTCCCGATGATCCGCTGGACCGAGGAGCGCGAGCGGGAACTCGCCGCCCTCGCCGTCGAAGCCGCCGACGAGCTGTCCGGCCGCCTCGGACACGACCGGAGCACGGTGTGA
- a CDS encoding aminotransferase class I/II-fold pyridoxal phosphate-dependent enzyme — MGRERTGRHERGTDTVREDRGPVRYGPPAPWPGLPVLPELAGVLASAAGDAAPQPAGGSAALREAACAYWDRRGLRCGPERVAAAPGTAPLLLALIAAHGGDVLLPRPCPASWIPQARLLGRPAYQVPTPAECGGVPDPYALLETVRRVRAEGGRPRLLLLSVADDPTATVAPPELVREACEAAVDEGLHIVSDETWRDTLHRPHDTVLVSPAEMCPDDVTVVSGLYGALTPAAWPVAVARFPDTARSATRHARTLDVLTALGASVAGPVAAAASHALREPDAVTERARRSAALHARLAAEAHRAVLGWGALARPPQAGRHLYADLGPLRSRLAARGVTDSLELEEFLSARLGTPAPGGHRFGDELGALRVRLGTGALLGTDPERQAEALTAPDPLELPHIAAALSIFRAALDAPR; from the coding sequence ATGGGCCGGGAACGGACCGGGCGGCACGAGCGCGGCACGGACACGGTCCGGGAGGACCGGGGCCCCGTACGGTACGGGCCGCCGGCCCCCTGGCCGGGCCTGCCCGTCCTGCCCGAACTGGCCGGGGTGCTGGCCTCCGCCGCCGGTGACGCCGCGCCCCAGCCCGCCGGCGGATCGGCCGCCCTGCGCGAGGCCGCCTGCGCCTACTGGGACCGGCGCGGACTGCGCTGCGGCCCCGAGCGCGTCGCGGCCGCCCCCGGCACCGCACCGCTGCTGCTCGCCCTGATCGCCGCGCACGGAGGCGACGTCCTGCTGCCGCGCCCCTGCCCCGCCTCCTGGATCCCGCAGGCCAGGCTGCTCGGCCGCCCCGCCTACCAGGTGCCCACCCCCGCCGAGTGCGGCGGCGTGCCCGACCCGTACGCCCTCCTCGAAACCGTGCGGCGGGTACGCGCCGAGGGCGGCCGGCCCCGGCTCCTGCTGCTCTCGGTGGCCGACGACCCCACCGCCACCGTCGCCCCGCCGGAACTCGTGCGCGAGGCGTGCGAGGCCGCCGTGGACGAGGGGCTGCACATCGTCAGCGACGAGACCTGGCGCGACACCCTGCACCGCCCGCACGACACGGTCCTGGTCAGCCCCGCCGAGATGTGCCCCGACGACGTCACGGTGGTCTCCGGCCTGTACGGCGCGCTGACCCCGGCCGCCTGGCCCGTTGCCGTCGCCCGGTTCCCGGACACCGCGCGCTCCGCCACCCGCCACGCCCGTACGCTCGACGTCCTCACCGCACTCGGCGCCTCCGTCGCCGGACCGGTCGCGGCGGCCGCCTCCCACGCGCTGCGCGAGCCGGACGCCGTCACCGAACGGGCCCGGCGCTCCGCCGCCCTGCACGCCCGGCTCGCCGCAGAGGCACACCGCGCCGTCCTCGGCTGGGGTGCCCTCGCCCGGCCCCCGCAGGCCGGCCGCCACCTCTACGCGGACCTCGGCCCGCTCCGCTCCCGGCTCGCCGCCCGGGGCGTCACCGACTCCCTCGAACTGGAGGAGTTCCTGTCCGCCCGGCTCGGCACCCCCGCCCCCGGCGGCCACCGCTTCGGCGACGAACTCGGCGCGCTCCGGGTCCGGCTGGGCACCGGCGCGCTCCTCGGCACGGACCCGGAACGCCAGGCCGAGGCGCTCACCGCCCCGGACCCGCTCGAATTGCCGCACATCGCCGCAGCGCTGAGCATTTTCCGAGCAGCCCTCGACGCACCGCGCTGA